One Solibacillus sp. R5-41 DNA segment encodes these proteins:
- the fabF gene encoding beta-ketoacyl-ACP synthase II yields MERVVITGMGVVSPIGNNIKTFWNNLINGKSGISLIDTFDVTNHKAKIAGIIRDFDADEILGKNEARRLDRFSQFSLAAAEQAWSDSELDLKHIDGERLGVYVGSGIGGLETLIENIDALKQKGPRRVSPTLVPAMISNAAAAQISIKWNAMGPSMSPVSACAIGNTAIGEAFRLIRSGEVDVMFAGGTEAAITDLSIASFGNATALSTRNDDPTKASRPFDENRDGFVMSEGAGILILESLSHALRREAKIYAEVIGYGASSDAHHMVATHPEGKGAYLAMRSALKNANISPEEINVISAHATSTKVGDISETMAIKQLFGKRAYKVPISANKSMLGHMLGAAGGVEAIALAMSIKEQIVPPTINLENPDPLCDLDYVPSVARQVKINTGLSNSFGFGGHNAAIVLKKYE; encoded by the coding sequence ATGGAAAGAGTTGTAATTACCGGTATGGGAGTAGTTTCTCCTATAGGAAACAACATAAAAACATTTTGGAACAATTTGATTAATGGGAAATCAGGTATATCCCTTATTGATACATTTGATGTTACTAATCACAAGGCTAAAATCGCAGGTATCATACGAGATTTTGATGCAGATGAAATTTTAGGAAAGAATGAAGCAAGACGTTTAGATCGCTTTTCTCAATTTTCTTTGGCTGCTGCCGAACAAGCTTGGTCAGACTCTGAGTTAGATCTTAAACATATAGACGGAGAAAGATTAGGCGTATATGTAGGTTCAGGTATAGGGGGACTTGAAACCTTAATTGAAAATATTGATGCGCTTAAACAGAAAGGACCAAGAAGAGTCAGCCCAACTCTAGTACCTGCTATGATTTCTAATGCTGCTGCCGCACAAATTAGTATCAAATGGAACGCCATGGGACCTTCTATGTCTCCTGTTTCCGCTTGTGCAATTGGGAATACAGCTATCGGAGAAGCCTTTAGACTAATCCGTTCCGGAGAAGTTGACGTTATGTTTGCAGGTGGAACTGAGGCAGCTATAACAGACTTATCAATAGCAAGCTTTGGTAATGCTACAGCATTATCAACAAGAAACGATGATCCTACTAAAGCTAGTCGTCCATTTGATGAAAATCGAGATGGTTTTGTCATGTCAGAAGGAGCTGGAATACTAATCTTAGAATCTTTATCTCATGCTTTACGTAGAGAGGCAAAGATTTATGCAGAAGTCATTGGATATGGTGCAAGTTCAGATGCACACCATATGGTAGCTACACACCCAGAAGGTAAAGGGGCATATCTTGCAATGAGATCCGCTTTAAAAAATGCCAATATATCACCTGAAGAAATTAATGTAATTAGTGCCCACGCAACAAGTACAAAAGTTGGAGACATCTCTGAAACGATGGCTATTAAACAGCTATTTGGAAAGCGGGCTTATAAGGTTCCAATTTCAGCTAATAAATCTATGCTTGGTCATATGTTAGGGGCAGCTGGTGGAGTTGAAGCAATTGCTTTAGCAATGAGCATAAAGGAACAGATAGTTCCTCCAACAATTAATTTAGAAAACCCTGATCCATTATGTGATCTAGATTATGTACCGTCTGTAGCT
- a CDS encoding alpha/beta fold hydrolase, whose product MSIYHKVIGEGYPIVMLHGWTLDHQVMLHAMEPLFEKRSGWKRIYIDLPGMGHSESQPYIQNSDDILEVILRLLDEIIPGQPFIICGNSYGGYIARGIVCSRQDTVRGLLLMAPMTITEFDERILPQQTVLKKDSNLISHLSPEDADEFCSMGVVQGQTEWERFRNEILIPSKQTNYEFLNNIRQNGYGFTFDISSKLEFPILIITGRQDNVVGYHDAWRLIEDYPRATFAVLDMAGHNLQIEQTDVFNALVHDWLNRLELENFRLV is encoded by the coding sequence ATGTCGATTTATCATAAAGTAATTGGAGAAGGATATCCCATCGTTATGTTGCATGGTTGGACACTTGACCATCAAGTGATGTTACATGCAATGGAACCGTTATTCGAGAAACGAAGCGGTTGGAAGAGAATATACATAGACTTACCAGGTATGGGGCATTCCGAGTCACAACCATATATTCAGAACTCTGATGATATTTTAGAAGTGATATTGCGTCTTTTGGACGAGATTATCCCTGGTCAACCTTTTATTATTTGTGGTAATTCATATGGCGGATACATTGCCAGAGGCATAGTCTGTTCACGGCAGGACACAGTTCGTGGATTACTGCTGATGGCACCAATGACTATAACTGAGTTCGATGAAAGGATATTACCACAGCAGACCGTTCTAAAAAAAGACAGCAACTTGATATCACATTTGTCACCAGAGGATGCTGATGAATTTTGCTCCATGGGGGTAGTGCAAGGTCAAACTGAATGGGAGAGGTTTCGAAATGAAATTTTAATTCCTTCTAAACAAACAAATTATGAATTCTTAAACAACATTCGTCAAAATGGATATGGCTTTACCTTCGATATTTCATCTAAACTTGAGTTTCCCATTCTAATTATCACAGGGCGTCAGGACAATGTAGTCGGATATCACGATGCGTGGCGACTAATTGAAGATTACCCAAGGGCAACTTTTGCAGTGCTTGATATGGCTGGTCACAATCTACAAATCGAACAAACCGATGTATTTAACGCATTAGTTCATGACTGGTTAAACAGACTTGAGTTGGAAAATTTTCGACTTGTATAA
- a CDS encoding helix-turn-helix transcriptional regulator codes for MNDKTRLEAVSTFLKAKRAQIKPESIGLPAGTRRRTPGLRREEVAQLAGVSTTWYTWLEQGRDIKVSSSVLDCISTALQLSKDETDYLYDLALEVKSEITNLKKNQSELNPSLKRILAELTYCPTIITDRHCHIVGWNPAAAHVFLDFEQIPNSQRNLIRLVFIRKEFKALAVNWEHFAKGFLSIFRTYYGHYLGDEWYNQFIEEMSHSHSEFQDLWQESQVSKAPEMIIEFRHAKAGKMLFNLTSLQVQGDMDLRCSIYTPVEETETENKLKRLMKRVSAE; via the coding sequence ATGAATGATAAAACTAGGCTAGAAGCTGTGTCGACATTCTTAAAAGCTAAGCGTGCCCAAATTAAGCCAGAGTCTATTGGTTTGCCTGCCGGAACTCGGAGAAGGACACCTGGGTTACGAAGAGAAGAGGTTGCACAATTAGCAGGTGTAAGTACCACTTGGTATACATGGCTAGAGCAAGGAAGAGATATAAAAGTATCTTCAAGCGTACTTGATTGTATTTCTACAGCATTGCAATTAAGTAAAGATGAAACAGACTACTTATACGACCTGGCATTAGAAGTAAAATCGGAAATTACAAATCTAAAAAAGAATCAATCAGAGCTAAACCCTTCTCTAAAACGAATTTTAGCTGAATTAACATATTGTCCGACTATCATTACGGATCGGCATTGTCATATTGTAGGTTGGAATCCTGCAGCTGCTCATGTTTTTTTAGATTTTGAACAAATACCGAATAGTCAAAGAAATCTGATTCGTTTAGTTTTCATTAGAAAAGAATTTAAAGCATTGGCCGTTAATTGGGAACATTTTGCTAAAGGTTTTCTTTCTATTTTCCGTACCTATTATGGACACTATTTAGGCGATGAATGGTATAACCAATTTATTGAAGAAATGAGTCATTCACATTCAGAATTCCAGGATTTATGGCAAGAAAGTCAAGTGAGTAAGGCTCCAGAAATGATAATTGAATTCAGACATGCAAAAGCAGGGAAAATGTTGTTTAATTTAACTTCTCTTCAAGTTCAAGGCGATATGGATTTACGGTGTAGCATCTATACACCAGTAGAGGAAACAGAAACAGAAAATAAATTAAAGCGATTAATGAAGAGGGTTTCCGCTGAATAA
- a CDS encoding IS110 family transposase, whose amino-acid sequence MHSKWNNKINQVTENTLVVGMDIAKRIHYACFVDERGRVIEKAFAVHQSKEGFENLYEKIRQMMKEAKKTEVIIGIEPTGHYWMNLAYFLDQYGIPLVMVNPMHVKRSKELDDNLPTKNDKKDALVIARLLKDGRFSYPRILKEVEAELRIGSTLRLKLTEDLASIKNRIIRWLDRYFPEFTQVFPSFGKMALTALERTPMPQDIQGKTAEELVFFYRQVGGMRAPQLPKAKLLIEKASNSIGLTEGQKMAKHEIATLLRQFRLLETEIEAVNDQLTELAKTTMEYDLLASVPGLGDATIVDLLSEVGSFSLYENPRQLIKLAGLTLRENSSGQHKGQKHISKRGRKRLRHILFKVIVPLIRHNLAFKQLHEYYTTRNQNPLRGKQSMVVLCGKLLKILHGICKKKVYFNEQLMMKDLYCLGEAA is encoded by the coding sequence ATGCATTCTAAATGGAATAACAAAATTAATCAAGTTACTGAAAATACACTGGTTGTCGGCATGGATATTGCTAAGCGTATTCATTACGCATGTTTTGTTGATGAACGCGGGCGAGTAATAGAAAAAGCTTTTGCGGTACATCAATCGAAAGAAGGTTTCGAAAATTTGTATGAAAAGATTCGTCAAATGATGAAGGAAGCTAAGAAAACTGAAGTAATAATAGGGATTGAGCCTACAGGCCACTACTGGATGAACTTAGCCTATTTCTTAGATCAATACGGAATCCCACTTGTCATGGTGAATCCAATGCACGTCAAACGTTCGAAAGAACTTGATGATAATTTGCCGACTAAGAATGATAAAAAAGATGCATTAGTCATCGCACGGTTATTGAAAGATGGACGCTTTAGCTATCCACGAATATTAAAAGAAGTAGAAGCTGAACTAAGGATTGGTTCTACTCTTAGATTAAAGTTAACGGAAGATCTAGCAAGTATTAAAAATCGAATCATTCGTTGGCTCGATCGATATTTTCCTGAATTCACTCAAGTCTTTCCTTCTTTCGGAAAAATGGCACTTACTGCATTAGAAAGAACACCAATGCCACAGGACATTCAAGGGAAAACCGCGGAAGAACTTGTATTTTTCTACCGTCAGGTAGGGGGTATGAGAGCTCCACAACTACCAAAAGCTAAGCTACTCATTGAAAAGGCTTCAAACTCTATAGGACTGACAGAAGGACAAAAGATGGCCAAACATGAAATCGCCACACTCCTACGTCAGTTTCGCTTATTAGAAACTGAAATCGAAGCAGTGAATGACCAATTAACTGAATTGGCAAAGACAACGATGGAATATGACCTACTCGCGTCAGTACCAGGTTTAGGAGATGCGACAATTGTTGATCTACTTTCCGAAGTAGGGAGTTTTTCACTTTACGAAAATCCACGCCAACTCATTAAACTAGCGGGACTAACATTACGTGAAAACTCTTCTGGTCAACATAAGGGTCAAAAGCATATATCAAAACGTGGACGTAAGAGACTTAGACATATCCTTTTCAAAGTGATTGTTCCTTTGATTCGGCATAACCTAGCATTCAAACAACTTCACGAATACTACACCACAAGGAATCAGAATCCCTTACGGGGTAAGCAATCGATGGTAGTTCTCTGTGGTAAATTACTGAAAATATTACATGGTATTTGTAAAAAGAAAGTGTATTTTAACGAGCAACTTATGATGAAAGATCTCTACTGTCTTGGAGAGGCAGCGTAA
- a CDS encoding IS110 family transposase, giving the protein MHSKWNNKINQVTENTLVVGMDIAKRIHYACFVDERGRVIEKAFAVHQSKEGFENLYEKIRQMMKEAKKTEVIIGIEPTGHYWMNLAYFLDQYGIPLVMVNPMHVKRSKELDDNLPTKNDKKDALVIARLLKDGRFSYPRILKEVEAELRIGSTLRLKLTEDLASIKNRIIRWLDRYFPEFTQVFPTFGKMALTALERTPMPQDIQGKTAEELVFFYRQVGGMRAPQLPKAKLLIEKASNSIGLTEGQKMAKHEIATLLRQFRLLETEIEAVNDQLTELAKTTMEYDLLASVPGLGDATIVDLLSEVGSFSLYENPRQLIKLAGLTLRENSSGQHKGQKHISKRGRKRLRHILFKVIVPLIRHNLAFKQLHEYYTTRNQNPLRGKQSMVVLCGKLLKILHGICKKKVYFNEQLMMKDLYSLGEAA; this is encoded by the coding sequence ATGCATTCTAAATGGAATAACAAAATTAATCAAGTTACTGAAAATACACTGGTTGTCGGCATGGATATTGCTAAGCGTATTCATTACGCATGTTTTGTCGATGAACGCGGGCGAGTAATAGAAAAAGCTTTTGCGGTACATCAATCGAAAGAAGGCTTCGAAAATTTGTATGAAAAGATCCGTCAAATGATGAAGGAAGCTAAGAAAACTGAAGTAATAATAGGGATTGAGCCTACAGGCCACTACTGGATGAACTTAGCCTATTTCTTAGATCAATACGGAATCCCACTTGTCATGGTGAATCCAATGCACGTCAAACGTTCGAAAGAACTTGATGATAATTTGCCGACTAAGAATGATAAAAAAGATGCATTAGTCATCGCACGGTTATTGAAAGATGGACGCTTTAGCTATCCACGAATATTAAAAGAAGTAGAAGCTGAACTACGGATTGGTTCTACTCTTAGATTAAAGTTAACGGAAGATCTAGCAAGTATTAAAAATCGAATCATTCGTTGGCTCGATCGATATTTTCCTGAATTCACTCAAGTCTTTCCTACTTTCGGAAAAATGGCACTTACTGCATTAGAAAGAACACCAATGCCACAGGACATTCAAGGGAAAACCGCGGAAGAACTTGTATTTTTCTACCGTCAGGTAGGGGGTATGAGAGCTCCACAACTACCAAAAGCTAAGCTACTCATTGAAAAAGCTTCAAACTCTATAGGACTGACAGAAGGACAAAAGATGGCCAAACATGAAATCGCCACACTCCTACGTCAGTTTCGCTTATTAGAAACTGAAATCGAAGCAGTGAATGACCAATTAACTGAATTGGCAAAGACAACGATGGAATATGACCTACTCGCGTCAGTACCAGGTTTAGGAGATGCGACAATTGTTGATCTACTTTCCGAAGTAGGGAGTTTTTCACTTTACGAAAATCCACGCCAACTCATTAAACTAGCGGGACTAACATTACGTGAAAACTCTTCTGGTCAACATAAGGGTCAAAAACATATATCAAAACGTGGACGTAAGAGACTTAGACATATCCTTTTCAAAGTGATTGTTCCTTTGATTCGGCATAACCTAGCATTCAAACAACTTCACGAATACTACACAACAAGGAATCAGAATCCCTTACGGGGTAAGCAATCGATGGTAGTTCTCTGTGGTAAATTACTGAAAATATTACATGGTATTTGTAAAAAGAAAGTGTATTTTAACGAGCAACTTATGATGAAAGATCTCTACTCTCTCGGAGAGGCAGCGTAA
- a CDS encoding phosphotransferase family protein, whose translation MQPINIDEIPIEIKEYLNKIISIRFPRQGYTSDVGLIENNQGYYALKRTKGELFRSWLNREISVLNCLTNQTKLPVPKVKKFVEQENHGDSWALLEFLEGETIRTALFTEKNKEKRQEMIFNFGALLLQIHTTPCPKELTYERKWIDQMLNQAEYNLKNYKVDGNEKLLEKIKTNKPNFYKQTLIHGDFTIDNVLVSNGVITGVIDWGSGAYGDPRYDVSLAIRSKPNAFENEIDKAIFFEGYGEKIIDDNVYDYFVNGLYEFF comes from the coding sequence ATGCAACCAATAAATATCGATGAAATTCCAATTGAAATAAAAGAATATCTTAACAAGATTATTTCTATAAGGTTTCCACGGCAAGGTTACACATCTGATGTTGGATTAATTGAAAATAACCAAGGGTATTATGCACTGAAAAGGACAAAGGGAGAATTATTTAGGTCTTGGTTGAATAGAGAAATATCTGTATTAAACTGTTTGACTAATCAAACTAAACTACCTGTTCCAAAAGTGAAGAAATTTGTTGAACAAGAAAACCACGGGGATTCCTGGGCTCTCCTCGAGTTTTTAGAAGGAGAAACAATAAGGACTGCTTTATTCACTGAGAAAAATAAAGAGAAACGGCAAGAAATGATATTTAATTTTGGTGCACTCCTATTGCAAATACATACAACCCCTTGCCCAAAAGAGCTAACTTATGAACGAAAATGGATTGACCAAATGTTAAATCAAGCTGAATATAATTTGAAAAATTATAAAGTTGATGGAAATGAAAAATTATTAGAAAAAATTAAAACAAATAAACCCAACTTCTATAAACAAACTTTAATTCACGGAGACTTTACAATTGATAATGTTTTAGTCTCGAACGGAGTAATAACAGGAGTAATTGATTGGGGAAGTGGAGCTTATGGAGACCCACGATATGACGTATCATTGGCTATACGCTCAAAACCCAATGCCTTTGAAAATGAAATAGATAAAGCAATTTTTTTTGAAGGATACGGGGAAAAGATTATTGATGATAACGTATATGATTATTTTGTAAATGGGTTATATGAATTCTTTTAA
- a CDS encoding DUF1835 domain-containing protein, which produces MIDELKRILKNSPDDEVKSLLFQILLRINMLEETDQYTEGQFVTDLKKTYNDFLNYKRNQTDKKNNKNYKFVHILFGDSASGSLKRALKEMESQDEEKVISFSDMFSIGPVWQLHDKVGLNQRYEWIKNHLIFDDDYIDEYQYNFNNTTSMINAIPKNTTIIVWVGANSHEQTALRYVLYLLKDNKYDIFLMDTTKQYKNQFNIPDTDCYPLHTGEIISEKLRLIYEKGRMVPPISQEQREKLEKEWQELSSTQEVLRVWENKEIKSVDVAYYDDYIINKAKKLHTERKNNDFMKSARLIGEVIGYLDQYIGDEFFEYRVRHLIMNGVFEIEGVPKAMRFYSVRLKNN; this is translated from the coding sequence TTGATTGATGAATTGAAAAGAATCCTTAAAAATTCTCCTGATGATGAAGTGAAATCACTTTTATTTCAAATTCTTTTGCGAATCAATATGCTTGAAGAAACAGACCAATATACTGAGGGGCAATTTGTGACAGACTTGAAAAAAACATATAATGATTTTCTGAATTATAAAAGAAACCAAACTGATAAAAAAAATAATAAAAACTATAAGTTTGTACATATTCTCTTTGGTGATTCAGCATCTGGTAGTTTAAAAAGAGCATTAAAAGAAATGGAATCGCAGGACGAAGAAAAGGTTATCTCATTTTCGGATATGTTCTCTATTGGTCCAGTTTGGCAATTGCATGATAAGGTTGGGCTTAATCAAAGGTATGAATGGATAAAAAATCATCTAATTTTTGATGATGATTATATAGATGAATACCAATATAATTTCAATAATACTACTTCAATGATTAACGCTATTCCTAAAAATACAACAATTATAGTTTGGGTTGGGGCGAATTCTCACGAACAGACTGCCTTAAGATATGTTCTGTATTTATTAAAAGATAATAAATACGATATTTTCTTAATGGATACCACTAAGCAATATAAAAATCAATTCAATATTCCAGATACTGATTGTTACCCGTTACACACTGGAGAAATTATTTCTGAAAAATTAAGGTTAATTTATGAGAAAGGTAGAATGGTTCCTCCGATAAGTCAAGAGCAACGTGAAAAATTGGAGAAGGAATGGCAAGAGTTATCTTCTACACAAGAGGTTCTAAGGGTATGGGAAAATAAAGAAATAAAGAGTGTAGACGTAGCTTACTATGATGACTATATAATCAATAAAGCTAAAAAATTACATACGGAGAGAAAGAATAATGATTTTATGAAATCAGCACGTCTTATTGGTGAGGTTATTGGATATTTAGACCAATATATTGGTGACGAGTTTTTTGAGTATAGGGTAAGACATTTAATCATGAATGGCGTTTTTGAAATAGAAGGAGTTCCAAAAGCTATGAGGTTTTATAGTGTGAGACTCAAAAACAACTAA
- a CDS encoding GrpB family protein has product MLGLPKGEVFLTPWTEEWEKEFLLEKGEIQKKISKYIVDVHHIGSTAVNYLSAKPIIDIAVEIHKFSDAEYCISHLESLGYSYRGTNILPDRHYFSKGELRTHQIHMFQSGSKYLIDQLKFRDYLRSNDDARIEYEQLKQKLSVANKNNKQKYTDEKSDFVKCILEKN; this is encoded by the coding sequence ATGTTAGGGTTACCAAAAGGTGAAGTTTTTTTAACCCCTTGGACAGAAGAATGGGAAAAAGAATTTTTATTAGAAAAAGGGGAAATTCAGAAGAAAATTAGTAAGTATATTGTGGATGTTCACCATATTGGAAGTACCGCAGTAAATTATCTGAGTGCAAAGCCGATTATTGATATTGCTGTTGAAATACATAAATTTAGCGATGCTGAGTATTGTATCTCACATTTAGAAAGCCTTGGATACTCATATCGAGGAACCAACATTTTGCCAGATAGGCATTATTTTAGTAAAGGCGAACTAAGGACACATCAAATCCACATGTTCCAAAGTGGAAGTAAATATCTAATCGATCAGTTGAAATTTAGAGATTATTTAAGAAGTAATGATGACGCAAGAATTGAATATGAACAACTTAAACAGAAACTATCAGTAGCAAATAAAAATAATAAACAAAAATATACTGATGAAAAATCTGATTTTGTTAAGTGTATCTTAGAAAAAAATTAA